The Streptomyces nitrosporeus genome includes a window with the following:
- a CDS encoding AMP-dependent synthetase/ligase, protein MPASTTAPAAAPSAPVLVEPAKVRAADGTVREVSVPPFAPAVRRGSLAEIPFDNAREAPAEAVLSRKQPGGGWQDVTAAAFADEVRAVAKGLIAEGLQAGDRIAIMSRTTYEWTLLDFAAWAAGLVTVPVYPTSSAFQTRWILQDSGAVACAVETKEQGRLVSQERRELSGLLHLWQFDTGAIGRLKAAGEDVPDAVVAARRATLEPDSPATLVYTSGTTGRPKGCVLSHGNFFAEVDNAIELLHPVFKSVSREPASTLLFLPLSHVFGRMVAIGCLRARVRLGHAPSIRTEDLLEDLAGFKPTFLLAIPYVLEKVYNTGRATAENMGRASSFDRAARIAQRYGEAVEAAQHGTGPGPGLGLRAARALYDPLVYRRIRAALGGHVRYAICGGSPLGHRLAAFYAGAGIQIFEGYGLTETTAAATVTPPLRPRLGTVGWPLPGTAVRIADDGEVLLGGGQVFRGYWDSARGEAVSGPDGGWFATGDLGTLDEDGYLTITGRKKDILITSGGKNVTPAPLEDWLRAHPLVGQCMVVGDGKPFVSALITLEPDGIAHWRRMRKKQDLPLRELAEDEELRETLQRAVDEANRLVSRAESIRKFTVLTRDFTEESGHLTPSLKLKRDAITRDFAAEIEALYRK, encoded by the coding sequence ATGCCCGCCTCCACCACCGCGCCCGCCGCCGCGCCCTCCGCTCCCGTCCTGGTCGAGCCGGCCAAGGTCAGGGCGGCGGACGGCACCGTTCGGGAGGTGTCCGTCCCGCCCTTCGCACCGGCCGTACGGCGCGGCTCGCTCGCCGAGATCCCGTTCGACAACGCCCGTGAGGCCCCCGCCGAGGCCGTGCTGAGCCGCAAACAGCCCGGCGGCGGCTGGCAGGACGTCACCGCGGCCGCCTTCGCCGACGAGGTCCGGGCCGTGGCCAAGGGCCTGATCGCCGAGGGCCTCCAGGCCGGCGACCGGATCGCGATCATGTCCCGTACGACCTACGAGTGGACCCTGCTCGACTTCGCCGCCTGGGCCGCGGGCCTGGTCACCGTGCCCGTCTACCCGACCTCCTCCGCCTTCCAGACACGCTGGATCCTCCAGGACTCCGGGGCCGTCGCCTGTGCCGTGGAGACGAAGGAGCAGGGGCGGCTGGTCAGCCAGGAGCGCCGGGAGCTGAGCGGACTGCTCCACCTCTGGCAGTTCGACACCGGTGCCATCGGCCGGCTGAAGGCGGCCGGCGAGGACGTCCCCGACGCGGTCGTCGCCGCCCGCCGCGCCACCCTGGAACCGGACAGCCCCGCCACCCTCGTCTACACCTCGGGCACCACGGGCCGCCCCAAGGGGTGCGTCCTGTCCCACGGCAACTTCTTCGCCGAGGTCGACAACGCCATCGAACTCCTCCACCCGGTCTTCAAGTCCGTCTCCAGGGAACCGGCGTCCACCCTGCTCTTCCTGCCCCTCTCCCATGTCTTCGGGCGGATGGTCGCGATCGGCTGCCTCCGCGCCCGGGTCCGGCTCGGGCACGCGCCGTCCATCAGGACCGAGGACCTGCTGGAGGACCTGGCCGGTTTCAAGCCGACCTTCCTGCTGGCCATCCCCTACGTCCTGGAGAAGGTCTACAACACCGGCCGGGCCACCGCCGAGAACATGGGCCGCGCCTCGTCCTTCGACCGCGCCGCCCGCATCGCGCAGCGCTACGGCGAGGCGGTCGAGGCCGCCCAGCACGGCACCGGACCCGGCCCCGGGCTCGGCCTGCGGGCCGCCCGCGCGCTGTACGACCCGCTGGTCTACCGGCGCATCAGGGCCGCCCTGGGCGGACACGTCCGGTACGCGATCTGCGGCGGCTCCCCGCTGGGCCACCGGCTCGCCGCCTTCTACGCGGGCGCCGGCATCCAGATATTCGAGGGGTACGGACTGACGGAGACCACCGCCGCCGCGACCGTCACCCCGCCCCTCAGGCCCCGGCTCGGCACCGTGGGCTGGCCGCTGCCGGGCACCGCCGTACGGATCGCCGACGACGGGGAGGTACTGCTCGGCGGCGGCCAGGTCTTCCGGGGCTACTGGGACTCCGCGCGCGGCGAGGCGGTGTCCGGACCGGACGGCGGCTGGTTCGCCACGGGCGACCTGGGGACGCTGGACGAGGACGGCTACCTGACGATCACCGGCCGCAAGAAGGACATCCTCATCACCTCGGGCGGCAAGAACGTCACCCCCGCACCGCTGGAGGACTGGCTGCGCGCCCACCCGCTGGTCGGCCAGTGCATGGTCGTCGGCGACGGCAAGCCGTTCGTCAGCGCCCTGATCACCCTGGAACCGGACGGCATCGCCCACTGGCGCCGGATGCGGAAGAAGCAGGACCTGCCGCTGCGGGAACTGGCCGAGGACGAGGAGCTGAGGGAGACGCTGCAACGCGCCGTGGACGAGGCCAACCGGCTGGTCTCACGCGCCGAGTCCATCCGCAAGTTCACCGTGCTGACCCGTGACTTCACCGAGGAGAGCGGCCACCTGACACCGTCCCTGAAGCTGAAGCGGGACGCGATCACCCGGGACTTCGCGGCGGAGATCGAGGCCCTGTACCGGAAGTAG
- a CDS encoding type II toxin-antitoxin system Phd/YefM family antitoxin codes for MSDTLPLTEARARFGSLVRRASHARERITITDHGQPAAILINPQELAELEDALALARYRERQASGTLTTVPHEEVRARLGLEQR; via the coding sequence ATGAGTGACACGCTGCCCCTCACCGAAGCCCGCGCCCGGTTCGGATCCCTCGTCCGGAGGGCCTCGCACGCGCGGGAACGCATCACCATCACCGACCACGGTCAGCCCGCCGCCATACTCATCAATCCGCAGGAACTGGCCGAGCTCGAGGACGCGCTCGCGCTCGCCCGGTACCGGGAGCGCCAGGCGTCCGGCACGCTGACCACCGTTCCCCATGAGGAAGTACGCGCGCGACTGGGCCTGGAGCAGCGTTGA
- a CDS encoding acetyl-CoA C-acetyltransferase, whose protein sequence is MIPLALPAPRRVAVIGGSRIPFARADGPYAEASNQQMLTAALDGLAERFGLRGQRVGEFVAGAVLKHSRDFNLARETVLGSVLDPRTPAYDIQQACGTGLQAVIAAANKIALGAVDSAVAGGADTASDAPLGVNDRLRRILLEARRAPSAAARIKALAAVRPRHLVPDIPRNAEPRTGLSMGEHAAVTARKWGVTRADQDLLAATSHQRLAAAYERGFLDDLVVPYRGLERDQNLRPGSTAGALAALKPVFGTGHPDATMTAGNSTPLTDGAATVLLASEEWARERGLEPLAWLSLYETAAVDHVGGEDGLLMAPAHAVPRMLERAGLGIEDFDLFEIHEAFASQVLATLAAWEKQGLAAVDREKLNVAGSSLATGHPFAATGARIVATLAKLLAERDAPGRGLISICAAGGQGVTAVLERP, encoded by the coding sequence ATGATTCCCCTCGCGCTTCCCGCACCGCGCCGGGTCGCCGTCATCGGCGGGAGCCGCATCCCGTTCGCCCGTGCCGACGGCCCGTACGCCGAGGCGTCCAACCAGCAGATGCTGACCGCCGCGCTGGACGGCCTGGCCGAGCGCTTCGGCCTGCGGGGGCAGCGGGTCGGAGAGTTCGTCGCGGGCGCCGTACTGAAGCACAGCCGGGACTTCAACCTCGCCCGGGAGACGGTGCTGGGCTCCGTCCTCGACCCGCGCACCCCGGCGTACGACATCCAGCAGGCCTGCGGCACCGGCCTCCAGGCCGTGATCGCCGCCGCGAACAAGATCGCCCTCGGGGCGGTGGACTCCGCGGTCGCGGGCGGCGCGGACACCGCCAGCGACGCGCCGCTCGGTGTCAACGACCGGCTGCGCAGGATCCTGCTGGAGGCGCGCCGCGCCCCGTCGGCCGCGGCCCGGATCAAGGCCCTGGCCGCCGTACGCCCCCGTCATCTGGTGCCCGACATCCCGCGCAACGCCGAACCCCGCACCGGGCTCTCGATGGGCGAGCACGCGGCCGTCACCGCCCGGAAGTGGGGTGTCACCCGCGCGGACCAGGACCTGCTGGCGGCCACCAGCCATCAGCGGCTCGCCGCCGCGTACGAGCGGGGCTTCCTGGACGACCTGGTCGTCCCCTACCGCGGGCTGGAACGCGACCAGAACCTCCGGCCCGGCTCCACCGCCGGCGCACTCGCCGCCCTGAAACCGGTGTTCGGCACCGGACACCCGGACGCGACCATGACGGCGGGCAACTCGACCCCGCTCACCGACGGGGCGGCGACCGTGCTGCTGGCGAGCGAGGAATGGGCCCGGGAACGCGGCCTGGAACCGCTCGCCTGGCTGTCGCTGTACGAGACCGCCGCCGTGGACCACGTCGGCGGTGAGGACGGCCTGCTGATGGCGCCCGCCCACGCCGTACCGCGGATGCTGGAACGCGCCGGGCTGGGCATCGAGGACTTCGACCTCTTCGAGATCCACGAGGCCTTCGCCTCCCAGGTGCTGGCCACCCTGGCTGCCTGGGAGAAGCAGGGCCTGGCCGCGGTGGACCGGGAGAAACTGAACGTGGCCGGGTCCTCGCTCGCCACCGGGCACCCGTTCGCCGCGACCGGTGCCCGGATCGTGGCGACCCTGGCCAAGCTGCTGGCCGAACGGGACGCGCCGGGGCGCGGCCTGATCTCCATATGCGCGGCCGGCGGCCAGGGGGTGACCGCCGTCCTCGAACGCCCCTGA
- a CDS encoding bifunctional FO biosynthesis protein CofGH — translation MTDPQRGRPTTNAMRRALRRARDGVALDVTEAAVLLQARGEDLKDLAASAARVRDAGLESAGRPGVITYSRKVFIPLTRLCRDTCHYCTFVTVPGKLRREGHGMFLSPDEVLDIARKGAAMGCKEALFTLGDRPEDRWPEAREWLEAEGYDDTLAYVRAMAIRVLEETGLLPHLNPGVLTWTDLQRLKPVAPSMGMMLETTATRLWSEKGGPHHGSPDKEPAVRLRVLEDAGRSNVPFTTGILIGIGESYEERADSLFELRRTARAYHGIQEVIVQNFRAKPDTAMRGMPDAELEELAAAVAVARHILGPSARIQAPPNLVDAEYALLIGAGIDDWGGVSPLTPDHVNPERPWPHIEELAARTAESGFELRERLTVYPEFIRRGEPWIDPRVLPHVRALADPETGLAKEGAIPAGLPWQEPDEEFGSSGRTDLHRTIDTEGRTGDRREDFDEVYGDWEALREAAAPGMVPSRIDTDVRQALARAADDPAKLTDDQALALLHADGPALDELCRIADALRRDVVGDDVTYVVTRNINFTNVCYTGCRFCAFAQRRTDADAYTLSLDQVADRAAQAWDVGAVEVCMQGGIHPDLPGTAYFDIARAVKARVPDMHVHAFSPMEVVNGATRTGMSVRDWLTAAKEAGLDSIPGTAAEILDDEVRWVLTKGKLPTATWLEVVRTAHEVGLRSSSTMMYGHVDQPRHWLGHLRTLARLQQETGGFTEFVTLPFIHTNAPVYLAGIARPGPTDRDNRAVTAMARLLLHPHITNIQTSWVKLGTEGAAEMLRSGANDLGGTLMEETISRMAGSGYGSYRSVQDLTAIADLAGRPAKPRTTLYGEVPEERIAAAAASDGHLPELLPVLEG, via the coding sequence ATGACCGATCCTCAGCGCGGACGCCCCACGACCAACGCGATGCGGCGGGCCCTCCGGCGGGCCCGCGACGGAGTCGCCCTCGATGTGACCGAGGCCGCCGTACTCCTTCAGGCGCGGGGGGAGGATCTCAAGGACCTCGCGGCGTCCGCGGCCCGGGTGCGCGACGCCGGCCTGGAGTCCGCCGGCCGCCCCGGGGTGATCACGTACTCCCGCAAGGTCTTCATCCCGCTCACCCGGCTCTGCCGGGACACCTGCCACTACTGCACCTTCGTCACCGTGCCGGGGAAGCTCCGGCGCGAGGGGCACGGGATGTTCCTCTCCCCGGACGAGGTCCTCGACATCGCCCGCAAGGGCGCGGCCATGGGCTGCAAGGAAGCGCTGTTCACCCTCGGCGACCGCCCGGAGGACCGCTGGCCCGAGGCGCGCGAGTGGCTGGAGGCGGAGGGGTACGACGACACCCTGGCGTACGTCCGGGCCATGGCGATCCGGGTCCTGGAGGAGACCGGACTGCTCCCGCACCTCAACCCCGGGGTGCTGACCTGGACCGACCTCCAGCGGCTGAAGCCGGTCGCCCCGTCCATGGGGATGATGCTGGAGACGACCGCGACCCGCCTCTGGTCCGAGAAGGGCGGCCCGCACCACGGCTCCCCGGACAAGGAACCGGCCGTCCGGCTGCGGGTGCTGGAGGACGCCGGGCGTTCCAACGTGCCGTTCACCACCGGCATCCTGATCGGGATCGGCGAGTCCTACGAGGAGCGCGCCGACTCCCTCTTCGAGCTGCGCCGTACCGCCCGCGCCTACCACGGCATCCAGGAGGTCATCGTCCAGAACTTCCGCGCCAAGCCGGACACGGCGATGCGCGGGATGCCGGACGCGGAGCTGGAGGAGCTGGCGGCGGCCGTCGCGGTGGCCCGGCACATCCTGGGCCCCTCGGCGCGTATCCAGGCCCCGCCGAACCTCGTGGACGCCGAGTACGCCCTGCTGATCGGCGCCGGGATCGACGACTGGGGCGGCGTCTCCCCGCTCACCCCGGACCACGTCAACCCCGAGCGCCCCTGGCCGCACATCGAGGAGCTCGCCGCACGCACCGCCGAGTCGGGCTTCGAGCTGCGCGAACGCCTCACGGTCTACCCCGAGTTCATCCGGCGGGGCGAGCCCTGGATCGACCCGCGCGTCCTCCCGCACGTGCGGGCCCTCGCCGACCCGGAGACCGGTCTCGCGAAGGAGGGCGCGATCCCGGCGGGCCTGCCCTGGCAGGAGCCCGACGAGGAGTTCGGCTCGTCCGGCCGCACCGACCTGCACCGCACCATCGACACCGAGGGACGCACCGGCGACCGCCGCGAGGACTTCGACGAGGTGTACGGCGACTGGGAGGCCCTGCGCGAGGCGGCCGCTCCCGGCATGGTCCCGTCCCGTATCGACACCGACGTACGCCAGGCGCTCGCCCGGGCCGCCGACGACCCGGCGAAGCTCACCGACGACCAGGCCCTCGCCCTGCTGCACGCCGACGGCCCGGCGCTGGACGAACTGTGCCGGATCGCGGACGCCCTGCGCCGCGACGTGGTCGGTGACGACGTCACCTACGTCGTCACCAGGAACATCAACTTCACCAACGTCTGCTACACCGGCTGCCGTTTCTGCGCCTTCGCCCAGCGGCGCACCGACGCCGACGCCTACACCCTCTCCCTGGACCAGGTCGCCGACCGGGCCGCCCAGGCCTGGGACGTCGGCGCGGTCGAGGTCTGCATGCAGGGCGGCATCCACCCGGACCTGCCGGGGACGGCGTACTTCGACATCGCGCGGGCCGTGAAGGCACGCGTCCCGGACATGCACGTCCACGCCTTCTCCCCGATGGAGGTCGTCAACGGGGCGACCCGCACCGGCATGTCCGTCCGCGACTGGCTGACCGCCGCCAAGGAGGCCGGGCTCGACTCGATCCCCGGCACCGCCGCCGAGATCCTGGACGACGAGGTCCGCTGGGTCCTCACCAAGGGAAAGCTGCCCACGGCGACCTGGCTGGAGGTCGTCCGGACGGCGCACGAGGTGGGCCTGCGCTCCTCCTCCACCATGATGTACGGCCATGTCGACCAGCCCCGCCACTGGCTGGGCCACCTGCGGACGCTGGCCCGGCTCCAGCAGGAGACCGGCGGCTTCACGGAGTTCGTGACGCTGCCCTTCATCCACACCAACGCCCCGGTCTACCTGGCCGGTATCGCCCGCCCCGGACCCACCGACCGGGACAACCGGGCCGTCACGGCGATGGCCCGGCTGCTCCTCCACCCGCACATCACCAACATCCAGACCAGCTGGGTCAAGCTGGGCACCGAAGGAGCGGCCGAGATGCTCCGCTCCGGCGCCAACGACCTGGGCGGCACGCTGATGGAGGAGACCATCTCCCGGATGGCGGGCTCCGGTTACGGCTCCTACCGGTCCGTCCAGGACCTGACCGCCATCGCCGACCTGGCCGGCCGTCCGGCGAAACCGCGTACGACGCTCTACGGCGAGGTCCCCGAGGAGCGGATCGCGGCCGCGGCGGCCTCCGACGGGCATCTGCCGGAGCTGCTGCCGGTGTTGGAGGGGTGA
- a CDS encoding LLM class F420-dependent oxidoreductase, translating into MRIATTIFLTDETITPVRLARELEQRGFGGLYLPEHTHIPVSRESPYPGGGDLPAEYGRTLDPFVALGQAAAVTERLVLGTGITLIAQHDPIDLAKQAATLDHLSGGRFTLGVGFGWNAEEAADHGVRWATRRALGSDRLALMRALWADEPTAYDGEFGSVRASHAYPKPVQAPRGPVSGPRTLIGGAAGPKLFAQIARDADGWLPIGGGGLTEALPKLRTVWEEAGRDPEHLQVVPYGVVPGPGKLAHFAGLGVEEVVLQLPSAGEREVLRALDAYAAYL; encoded by the coding sequence ATGCGGATCGCCACAACGATCTTCCTCACCGATGAGACGATCACACCGGTACGGCTCGCGCGAGAGCTGGAACAGCGGGGTTTCGGCGGACTGTACCTGCCCGAACACACCCACATCCCCGTCAGCCGGGAGAGCCCCTACCCGGGGGGCGGCGACCTCCCGGCGGAGTACGGCCGCACCCTCGACCCGTTCGTGGCCCTGGGCCAGGCGGCGGCGGTCACCGAACGGCTGGTCCTCGGAACCGGCATCACGCTGATCGCCCAGCACGACCCCATCGATCTGGCCAAACAGGCCGCCACCCTCGACCACCTCTCGGGCGGACGCTTCACCCTCGGCGTCGGCTTCGGGTGGAACGCGGAGGAGGCCGCCGACCACGGGGTGCGCTGGGCGACCCGGCGCGCCCTGGGCAGCGACCGGCTGGCGCTGATGCGGGCCCTGTGGGCGGACGAACCGACCGCGTACGACGGCGAGTTCGGTTCCGTACGGGCGAGCCACGCCTACCCCAAGCCGGTCCAGGCGCCCCGCGGCCCGGTGTCCGGCCCGCGCACCCTCATCGGCGGGGCGGCCGGCCCGAAGCTCTTCGCGCAGATCGCCCGGGACGCCGACGGCTGGCTGCCGATCGGCGGAGGCGGCCTGACCGAGGCGCTGCCGAAGCTGCGTACGGTGTGGGAGGAGGCCGGCCGTGACCCGGAACACCTCCAGGTCGTCCCCTACGGGGTCGTGCCCGGTCCCGGGAAGCTGGCGCACTTCGCCGGACTCGGTGTCGAGGAGGTCGTGCTCCAGCTGCCGTCCGCCGGTGAACGGGAGGTGCTGCGGGCCCTGGACGCGTACGCGGCGTACCTCTGA
- a CDS encoding HAD family hydrolase: METIVFDIGETLVRDDRRWASWADWLGVPPHTVSALVGAAVAQGRAATDALLVLRPGMDVAEAYRARVAAGRGEHLDETDLYPDVRPALAELRSLGLRVVVAGDRTARAGELLRALDLPVDLVATSGEWGVSKPEPAFYARVLEVSGAAAEDTLYVGDHPADDLFPARSSGLRTAHIRRGAYGHWWADHPDVTAAADWCVNALTDLPALVGAAR, translated from the coding sequence ATGGAAACGATCGTCTTCGACATCGGCGAGACCCTGGTCCGCGACGACCGCCGCTGGGCTTCCTGGGCCGACTGGCTGGGCGTCCCGCCGCACACGGTCAGCGCGCTCGTCGGTGCCGCCGTCGCGCAAGGGCGCGCGGCCACGGACGCGTTGCTCGTCCTGCGCCCCGGCATGGACGTCGCCGAGGCGTACCGGGCCCGGGTGGCCGCCGGGCGGGGCGAACACCTGGACGAGACCGACCTCTACCCCGACGTGCGTCCGGCCCTGGCCGAACTCCGGTCACTGGGTCTGCGGGTGGTCGTCGCCGGCGACCGGACCGCGCGGGCCGGTGAGCTGCTGCGCGCCCTGGACCTTCCCGTGGACCTGGTGGCCACCTCCGGGGAGTGGGGTGTCAGCAAGCCGGAACCGGCGTTCTACGCACGTGTGCTGGAGGTCTCCGGCGCGGCAGCCGAGGACACGCTGTACGTCGGCGACCACCCGGCCGACGACCTGTTCCCGGCCAGGTCGTCCGGGCTGCGGACCGCCCACATCCGCCGTGGCGCGTACGGGCACTGGTGGGCGGACCACCCGGATGTGACGGCGGCGGCGGACTGGTGCGTGAACGCGCTGACCGACCTCCCGGCGCTGGTCGGGGCCGCCCGGTGA
- a CDS encoding peptidoglycan D,D-transpeptidase FtsI family protein, with protein sequence MNRPLRHIAIFCGLLMLALLIRTNWLQFAKSEELATHEHNRRVKITQFATPRGDIIVGGKAITGSKEVEGTDFKYQRTFKQGKMYAPVTGYASQAQGMSLLEKTYDSILSGEDERFAFRHAKDILTGEPRRGGDVITTIDPKAQEAGYKGLSELDARGAVVALEPSTGKVLALVSTPSYDPSVFAGNSFKEGDRFQALVDAKSKPLANRPLRETFPPGSTFKILTAAAALEHGVISDVDAPTDAKSPYKLPMSSTTISSEAGDAVCDKASMKTAMQYSCNNVFLDAALKVGDEKMRETAEKFGFNEDVYSDAFGDMLATKSIYPEKLDEPGTALTGMGQGSLTSTPMQMAMVTAALANGGKLMQPHIVEKLQGPDLSTLEEFEPQEMSQAVSEETAKKVQEMMEFTAREGSAKPALIDGVTVGGKTGTAQRGNDVSKEVPYGWFVSYGKNSDGRAVAVAVFIDPTAMDISRSDISGGRLGGPIAKRVMQAVLGK encoded by the coding sequence ATGAACAGGCCGTTGCGCCATATAGCCATCTTCTGCGGGCTGCTGATGCTGGCCCTGCTGATACGGACGAACTGGCTGCAGTTCGCCAAGAGTGAGGAGCTCGCCACCCACGAGCACAACCGCCGGGTGAAGATCACGCAGTTCGCGACCCCGCGCGGCGACATCATCGTGGGCGGCAAGGCGATCACCGGGTCGAAGGAGGTCGAGGGGACCGACTTCAAGTACCAGCGGACCTTCAAGCAGGGCAAGATGTACGCCCCGGTCACCGGCTACGCCTCGCAGGCGCAGGGCATGTCGCTGCTGGAGAAGACCTACGACAGCATCCTCAGCGGCGAGGACGAGCGCTTCGCCTTCCGGCACGCCAAGGACATCCTCACCGGGGAGCCCCGGCGCGGCGGCGACGTGATCACCACGATCGACCCGAAGGCCCAGGAGGCCGGCTACAAGGGGCTCTCCGAGCTGGACGCCCGGGGCGCGGTCGTCGCCCTGGAGCCGTCGACCGGCAAGGTGCTCGCCCTGGTCTCGACCCCCTCGTACGACCCGTCGGTCTTCGCCGGCAACTCCTTCAAGGAGGGCGACCGCTTCCAGGCGCTCGTCGACGCCAAGAGCAAGCCGCTGGCCAACCGCCCGCTGCGCGAGACCTTCCCGCCCGGTTCCACCTTCAAGATCCTCACGGCCGCCGCCGCCCTGGAGCACGGCGTCATCTCGGACGTGGACGCGCCGACCGACGCGAAGTCCCCGTACAAGCTGCCGATGTCCAGCACCACGATCAGCAGCGAGGCCGGCGACGCGGTGTGCGACAAGGCGTCGATGAAGACGGCCATGCAGTACTCCTGCAACAACGTCTTCCTGGACGCGGCGCTCAAGGTCGGCGACGAGAAGATGCGGGAGACGGCCGAGAAGTTCGGCTTCAACGAGGACGTCTACTCCGACGCCTTCGGTGACATGCTCGCCACGAAGAGCATCTACCCGGAGAAGCTGGACGAGCCCGGCACCGCCCTGACGGGTATGGGCCAGGGCAGCCTCACCAGCACCCCGATGCAGATGGCGATGGTCACGGCGGCGCTCGCCAACGGCGGCAAGCTGATGCAGCCGCACATCGTGGAGAAGCTCCAGGGCCCGGACCTCTCCACCCTGGAGGAGTTCGAGCCCCAGGAGATGAGCCAGGCGGTCTCCGAGGAGACCGCCAAGAAGGTCCAGGAGATGATGGAGTTCACCGCCAGGGAGGGCAGCGCGAAGCCCGCCCTGATCGACGGTGTGACGGTGGGCGGCAAGACCGGTACGGCGCAGCGCGGCAACGACGTGAGCAAGGAGGTCCCGTACGGCTGGTTCGTGTCGTACGGCAAGAACAGCGACGGCCGCGCGGTCGCGGTCGCGGTCTTCATCGACCCGACCGCGATGGACATCTCCCGCTCGGACATCTCCGGCGGCCGGCTCGGCGGCCCGATCGCCAAGAGGGTGATGCAGGCGGTGCTGGGCAAGTAG
- a CDS encoding alpha/beta fold hydrolase, which yields MTWCEAGLRRYLTQQLIWKTSEFDDSLELASIEVPLDYAQPDGERIELALSRVRVADEGRRRGVLLSLNGGPGGDGGLGRLLPARLAHTPPHEVYDLIGFDPRGTGASTRIEGEASVTSTPFDSRPPDSAFAAITADMRERDQGCVRAGGTLRRHITTANSARDMNVIRILLGEEKISFVGWAYGTLLGAVYGAMFGAHLDRNVLDSSVHPDWDWRRQFASQALAVRENVDRWAEWAGQRDRVFGLGGDALGVLDTVERVAAALVPQDGNTSARTALDGILGTLSAPRGRWQELAVLIGELRDALDAGDQERIGGLLAQRTRWRPGTAAGGLREAVLEAVTCETPWPDDLEVYYRDMRVHRDRFPYGFGVMRAQPWVAAFGTCAPVEPRPAITRGDCPPGLVVQADGDPLDHFPGAVAMAERLGHSLIVVTDSGAHEIYRLGGHPEVDALVDAYLVDGELPPARVDLPGEPRPDVPAGPAV from the coding sequence ATGACATGGTGCGAAGCAGGGCTGCGACGTTACCTGACGCAGCAACTCATCTGGAAGACAAGCGAGTTCGACGACAGCCTCGAACTCGCCTCCATCGAGGTGCCGCTCGACTACGCCCAGCCCGACGGTGAGCGGATCGAACTCGCGCTCAGCCGGGTCCGGGTGGCGGACGAGGGCAGGCGGCGCGGTGTGCTGCTGTCCCTGAACGGGGGCCCGGGAGGCGACGGCGGGCTCGGCAGGCTGCTGCCGGCACGGCTGGCGCACACCCCGCCCCACGAGGTCTACGACCTGATCGGGTTCGACCCCCGCGGCACCGGCGCCTCCACCCGGATCGAGGGCGAGGCGAGCGTGACGAGCACACCGTTCGACTCGCGCCCCCCGGACTCCGCGTTCGCCGCCATCACCGCGGACATGCGGGAGAGGGACCAGGGGTGCGTGCGGGCCGGGGGCACTCTGCGCCGCCACATCACCACGGCCAACAGCGCCCGCGACATGAACGTGATCAGGATCCTGCTCGGCGAGGAGAAGATCAGTTTCGTGGGCTGGGCCTACGGAACCCTGCTCGGTGCGGTCTACGGGGCGATGTTCGGCGCGCACCTGGACCGCAACGTCCTGGACTCCTCGGTCCACCCCGACTGGGACTGGCGGCGGCAGTTCGCTTCCCAGGCGCTCGCGGTCCGCGAGAACGTGGACCGGTGGGCGGAGTGGGCCGGGCAGCGCGACCGGGTCTTCGGCCTGGGCGGCGACGCCCTCGGGGTGCTGGACACGGTGGAGCGGGTCGCGGCGGCGCTGGTCCCGCAGGACGGGAACACGTCGGCGCGCACCGCGCTGGACGGGATTCTCGGCACACTGAGCGCGCCTCGTGGACGGTGGCAGGAACTCGCCGTGCTGATCGGGGAGCTGAGGGACGCGCTGGACGCCGGGGACCAGGAGCGGATCGGCGGGCTGCTCGCACAGCGGACCCGGTGGCGTCCGGGCACCGCGGCGGGCGGGCTGCGCGAGGCCGTCCTGGAGGCCGTGACGTGCGAGACCCCGTGGCCGGACGACCTGGAGGTCTACTACCGCGACATGCGTGTCCACCGGGACCGCTTCCCGTACGGCTTCGGCGTGATGCGCGCCCAGCCCTGGGTGGCCGCCTTCGGCACGTGCGCCCCCGTCGAGCCCCGGCCCGCGATCACCCGGGGCGACTGCCCGCCCGGCCTCGTCGTGCAGGCCGACGGTGATCCCCTGGACCACTTCCCCGGGGCGGTGGCCATGGCCGAACGCCTGGGGCACTCGCTGATCGTGGTGACCGACTCGGGCGCCCACGAGATCTACCGCCTGGGCGGCCACCCGGAGGTGGACGCCCTGGTCGACGCGTACCTGGTCGACGGGGAACTGCCGCCCGCGCGGGTGGACCTCCCGGGTGAGCCCCGGCCGGACGTCCCCGCCGGGCCGGCCGTCTGA
- a CDS encoding type II toxin-antitoxin system RelE family toxin codes for MTYLITWDEHAIDQAARFLKDDPDGLRQVMDAVDLLAHAPSPEGSAPYGAPTLRRVHVGRYRVLYEIKETEITVIVIHVGRVG; via the coding sequence TTGACGTACCTGATCACCTGGGACGAGCATGCCATCGACCAGGCCGCGCGATTCCTCAAGGACGACCCCGACGGTCTGCGCCAGGTGATGGACGCCGTCGATCTGCTGGCCCATGCCCCTTCACCGGAGGGGTCGGCCCCGTACGGCGCCCCCACGCTGCGGCGCGTGCACGTCGGGCGCTACCGGGTGCTGTACGAGATCAAGGAGACGGAGATCACCGTCATCGTCATCCATGTGGGCCGCGTCGGCTGA